GCGAAAGCAGGATGTTACAAAAAATATGACTTTCTTGATAATATAGTCAACACTGCCAGTATGGAACTAAATAAATCCACATAAATATACCTTGCCTAACCATAGAGGTTTCCTGGTCAACTTTCCTTGGGCGTTTTTGAGGTTGAGCAGCGTGATGCTCCTTTGGACCTTTCTCCAGGTAAGGCATCAAATCCTGTGTACAGTGAACATGCAGAAAATAGTAAGGAATGCTCGTGTCATAACAGTATATCCACCTAGTATCTGAGCATCCGCATTGTAGAGGCTACTGCCAGTCTACCACTGCAGAGCAACGTGAGATGAAAGACAGGGCTGCGAAAATACCTCCAGCAAACTGTCCGGGTAAACCATTCCACTCCAACCACGCATTTTTTGTCCAGTGATGGGGTCAATTAGGAGAATGGCAGGAACAGAGACCAAATGGTAGTAGGTGCAGACCTTCCTCCCCTCACCGGTATCTTGATAAACCTATGTTTAACAGGATACAACATATCGACAAAAAACTGAGAAGTGCACAGACATGGTTCCATCTAAGGGGGAAAAATGAACAATATAACTAGAACTCTTTGTTGCCAGTATATTTTCTCCATAGTCCATATGTGTACATAGAGGTCAATTTAGGATACATGCAGTCAAACGTTCTAGTACTTTGATCACCAATACACAGAGAACACAACGAGTACTTCACATTTTCTACAAGAGTTGCATGAATCTTGAAGCACTTGACTGGTTAAGTTGGTGGACTTCAACTTTGGGTTGTTAGCAGTTGTGCAACCATAGAAGAGCGAAGCGCAGAAGCACCCCAGTACAAATAATATTTATATGTACCAAACGGGAATGGAGTTAGATTTATCATCAAAGCACTGTCATCATGTCATGTCTTAACAATTTTCTTGCATATAATTACAAGAAACAACAGATGAAAATGTCTAATTTACTGTGTTGACGTTCCCAATAACATTTATAAGGTACCGATGCAGGTGTGATTCTAACACATGGTAGATGAAATACAAATTTAGAGGTTCAGATCCAAGCAGACATGGAAGGAGAATGCAAGGAGGACCAACCTGCCAGAAAATAAAGTTTGACCTGATTGTTTGAGCCACCGCTTCATTTGCCCAAGTGTCTCGATTAAGCTTCAACAGAGAAAAGATCAACAGTCAAAATATTAACAAGGCATAAAATGAAGGATCAGCACAAATTGGCATGAAATATTGAAAATAAGACAGATTACCATGTGAGAGCTGAACTCTTCTGTTGACTGCAAATTGATCAAGAGCCACTTGTCTAGAGAAGAGGCCTCTAACTTTGCCTACATCAACGGGATTCATTTAGGGTAAAATAAAAAATGAGCAATAGATAACTTTGAAGAACTAGCAAATTAATACAATTAAATCTACGAGCGTCAACTGAAAACTAGTTCAGGTGTCCGTAAACAATGAATATGAGACAACGCCATCTCAAACATCAATATGCTTTCAGCGGTTTTTTTTCTTTGGTAATTAACCAAATTATTACTAGGTCAAACTAATTGTATAACAGTAAGGGTTCAATCAGGCAACAGAGGTAGTGTTTGTATACTACATGTACTCTTCCATGATAACAGTTCATATGTCACTAATAGATCAAAACACAAGATATGAAGCCCAAACAGTGTGTGGATGCGATGCAGTTTTGCCGGCATAGTAAAAACATGACTATGGTTGACACAGATAACATTGTCGAGCAGAGAATATAACAACACAATTACAGGGCATGCAGCTGACCTTGTCAAATGGCCCATTGAACATCAAATCGAAAGGTGGGCGATATAAAGAAGCCAGATTATCACGAGAACTGGATGTGGCATTCTGTTCAGAATCCCAAGCAGATTGTCTTGCCTCCTCTTCAAAGTCACGAAATGCAACTGTCGCATTAGGCCGGGTCCTGAAAAGAAGTGACCAGAACGTTACAAAATAATATTGTTTTTGCAGCGCAGTATTTAAGGCATCAGAAGTCAAAGACCCTAATATCTCACAAGTGTATGGAAAACCCACAGACATTCGATACTTAAACCAACAGGTACTTAAAGCATGCAAGTCAGCACGACAAAACTTGCATCACATCATGAAGCACTCGCAAGCAGTGTTTTTCAATTAATTGCAGGACCAAATAAAGCAAACCATATGGAGAAATAAAACCCCGTACAAATACTGTCATAAGCAGGCAACGAGCATAACTACAGCTACAACATAAATGGAAATTTTGACATCAGTAAAGGTCCCCGCATTTAGAATAAATACTTGTCACAAAGCTTTGATTTGCTATCTCTATTTGATTTGCAATAGAATTAAAACGAGAGCACGGTTGGTCAGTATTTGAGGCTCCATTCGGGTAATCCAGAATGGGGCAGAATGGGTCAGCATTGGTTGCCAGCTGCTACGACACTCCTTTTGCTGCCGATTGTTTGAACTTTCCATTTGTTTTCCATTATGAACTGATGTTCTGGCTATGCAAATTAATGGAACCCGGCTCCCATTTGGGAGGCATATGGGGAAAAAAACTGACAATTCAATGGTCACAAACTATTGGAAAGAGATTTTTGTGTACGATACGGGAAAGTGGGAGATCTAGCTGCAAACTGTTGGTTCCAAATATTAGGATAGCTCCAAGAGCAATATTTGTATAACCAGAAAAAAGAGAGCAATATTTGTATGGATTCTACTAGTGCGACAAACATAGGATAGCTCCAAGAGCAAAATTAGTATAGGCGTGTGGCATTCATTGACACCAACTGAAGGCAATCTTAGGACATTTGCAGGCAATTCTAATTTCAACCTTACCTTAAAAATCAACTTTTGGGGAAAAGAAAGATTAAAGTAAAGACAATGGAAGCTTCAACTCCCTCAACCATGTCAAAAAAAATCGTTTCTTGGAATTGGAATCCAAGCACAAGTCCCACTATGAAGCATGCCCTGTCTGATCTAAGCACTTCAGCAAGTAATCCACCTTTAACTTCTAGTAAGGATTAAGGAGAGTGCTCTACCGAGTCATGGTCGGGACAATTTTGTACCACGAATACGGTGATCGTCGAGACAATTTTGTACCATGAATACACCACATTTTCATGGAACAATAGAGGACCACATAGCAATTGTGATATTAATCTGAAACTTGGCGGTGGCTACACATAAATAACAGGATAACATGCTACCACACGAAGTCGCTAGCTAGCGAAGCGCCATCACTTACACAATCATTGGGGTGTCGCCGTAGAGAGTCTCGCGCCTCACAGGCAGCGGCGCACGGACATCGTCGTCGTCCCCCAGCCCCTGCAGCATCCCATCTTCAAGCGCGGCTGCCGGCGGCGGATGGAACCTACAACATCACAGCACACGGTAAGCGCAATCGTACCAACTGAAAAGGAGCCAAGTCACGGCACGGCCAGAGCCAGAGCCGCCAAACCCTAGGAATGCCGCTCCGGCCGACCCACCTGAACCCCTCCTccacctcggcggcggcggccgccgccgccagcgcggcCTCGGCGGCCGACTGGGCCGGCGGATGCGCCCCGGCGAGCGCGGCCTCCCCGTCGATGTAGAAGAGCTGCAGCGCCTCCTCGAGATGCCAGCTCGTCATCTGCGAAAGACatttgcagcgccgccgccggcggaTCGCGTCAGTCAGACGGGCTGGGCCGGGAGATCGAACCGATcgggaggagggaggggagggggggacGGACCTGGAGGAACTGGGTGGCGGTGTGGGGCGTCTGGCCGGCGGCGATCTCGAGGAAGGAGGAGACGAGGGCGTCCTTCTCGGCGGGCGTCGGGGGAGCGCCGGCCATggcgggcggcgaggtggcgggccCGCGCTGTCGCCCTGTGCTGTTTGTGTTCGGTCGGTAGGGTTGGCagagtggggtggggtggggtagGGTAGGGTGGGGGAGGAGTGGGAACGAAGCCAGGGGGAGTGGAAACGTGCGGCGTAATGAGGGAGAGGAAGACGGATGAGGAGGAGCAGGTGGGGTTTGTGTGGACTGGGCCGGCTTGGAGAAACGGCCAGGACGATACCGTGGGCCGTATACTTGCAGCCCATTTTAGGGTGCCAACTTCAACTTATcatattctcaaaaaaaaaaacttaccAAAAAGGCTGCCGAGACCACTAGGGTCTGTTTTGGGGCTCTTCACCGACATAATCGACCTGCCGACCAGTGGCGGATCCAGGAATTTAGAATTGGGTGTTCAAATTTTTTTTCCACACTAACAGAGGAGCCAATTCGTTCACAGCAATACAAATTGGTCAGTAGCAACAACATCTGTATCAATAAAAGCAGAAGCAAGCAACTGAAACAGATGAGTCAATTCTGGATCGGCCTTAACAGAGGAGCCAATTCGTTCACAGCAACAGCAATACAGATTAAGGAAATTACAAAATAGATAAGAAAATTACAACTCGACCATACGCTTTGTCATGGCTTGAAAACGAGAAATGACAACATCATCCTTCACTTCAAAAAAGAATTCCCTCTCAATAAATGTAACCAAGCAATCATTCAAGAGTTGATTCCCCATTTTATTCCGTAGCTTGTTTTTCACATAAGTCATTGAAGAGAACACTCTCTCAACACTAGCTGTTGCTACTGGTAGGATTAGAACCAATTTGAAAAGCTTGTAAACAAGGTTATAAGTGACACTCTTGTTTGTCTCGACAAGCATAATAGAAAGGTCGACTATGTTTTTGACCTTTCTAAACCTCTCATCTCTACGCATATCAGTAATGAAGTGTGTAAGTTGATAAGGAATATGCATCAGATCTTCCTCCGTGAAATCCAAGGGATAAAGATGCGCAAGCTTAACCAAGTTTTCCTTATGATAAGTAGCAAAAGAATTTACCGGACTGAATGATCCCATGTAATGAAGTAATTCAGTGTTTACCTCATCAAATCTATCTCCAAGCTCTCGAAGTTGCCTATCAATAAGACCCAAAAACATCTCAACATGGAAGCGATGGAGATTCGTGAGATTTTTGTAGAATCTTGAGGGTCTTCCAGGTGGCTTGTACTTACCATCCATTTGAGGAACTTTGACTTTATGCTTGACACAATAAGAAGTGACCTCTTCAAGGAAAGTTTCCCATCCACCATCATCTCTCAACAATTGCAATTGAATCTTTGTCAAATGAATGAGTTCAACAGCATTAACAATGTCTTGATCTTTCTTTTGCAAAGCACGACTTAAGTCATTGGTGTGCCCAAATATGGTTTGCAACAAGTGTGCCATGAAAACAAAGTCAAATGACTCAAAATATGTCAACATAGTTTCAGCAAGCATAGCCTCATTGCTTTGAGTTGGGTCTCTTACTAACTTGTTAAGAACTAGCCGGATTGAAGGATACATGCGAAGAATATGCATAATAGTTTTGTGGTGAGTTCCCCAACGAGTGTCACCCGGCCTACTCAAACCCATCTCTTGATTCATGCCTTTACCGGTTTCAATTTCCTCCAATTCCAATGCTTTAATGATCCGTTCAGCTTGAGCCACACGAAGCATTCTAATCTTCTTACAAGACATCCCAAGAACATTCAATAGATTAGCAAGTTGTTGAAAGAACAAAACACAATCACGGTTCTCCTTAGCAACAGCAACTAGAGATAACTGAAGTTGATGAGCAAAACAATGCACATAATAGGCAGAAGGGGACTCATCCATAATTAGTTTCTTTAGACCATTGACATGACCCTTCATGTTGCTAGCACCATCGTACCCTTGCCCACGTACTCTAGAGAAGGTCAAACCATGTTCCATAAGCAAACTCTCAATTGCTGTTTTGAGTGTCAAAGATGTGGTGTTTGCAACATGTAAAATACCAAGAAACCTCTCAACCACCCTTCCGATTTTATCAACATAACGCAGACAAAGAGCCAATTGTTCTTGTAGATACACATCACTTGATTCATCGGCAAGTATTGAGAAACAACTATCACCTAGCTCTTCCATCATAAGCCTAGTAGTTTCTTTGGCACAAGAGTTGATGAGGTCTGTTTGTATTTCATGAGCTATCATTTTGTTGTTCTTTGGAGCATTCTTAAGAACCACCTTATTCACTTCTTCAAAATTCTCTGCTAGCCAATGTAGAAGCTCAAGGAAATTACCTTTATTAAGTGAAACTTCTCTTTCATCATGTCCACGAAAAGCTAACCCTTGACCCAAAAGAAACCTCAGGCATTTAAGAGAATATGTCAAGCGAGCTATATATAGAACCTTGTCTTGTTTGGTGGTTGAAGAAAATGACTCTACGATTGTTGTTTTGGGTGCAATGAAGAAATTGTATTTCTCTTGTGCTTTGTTGTGTGCACTATTGATCCCACCAACATGTTTCCCAAAACTAGCCTTGTGATTCCAATTTCTAAATCCTCCATTCACAAAGCAATCCCCACCAACATGTGAATTATCCTTGAAAAGATAACATACAAAGCAGAAAGCAGCATCTAGCTCTTTACTATACTCAAGCCATTTATAAGACTTGAACCATTTAGCTACAAATCGACGCATACCTCCAACAGGGTGTTGTGGAAAAGCATACTTTTTTGGTCGACAAGCCCCTTTTGCAATGTATCCTCTTCTAATCCTGTTCTGGTCATTAACATCATAATCTGCAATAGCAATCCTCTTCCCAGGATCAGGTTCAAGCAGCTGAACATCGTAAACTGCATCTTCAGTGTCATTCTCTTCCTCTATATTTTCAGATTCTTCGCTTGCTTCGTGCTCAATCTCAGGTTCTGCAATTGGACTTGTGTTCGTGGCACCAACAATCTGTAGCTGCTGCTGATTTTGAACTGAAGGGGAGCTCATAGTGCTATGAAGTTGATTCGATGGGGAAGTGTTCTGCACCTGCACTTGCTGCTCAACCTGAACATGTTCTGCAATTGGACTTGTGTTCACTAGAGCCCCTGCACATGCTCTAGATTTCTTCCCAGCTCTACTCCACAAAGTTTTCAAATCAATGGCGATGCTCTTCCTCTTGAGTTTTGAATTCTGTACTGCCTACAATTCAAATACAATTCCTTTGTTATTTTTATGCTAATAAATCAACAGATCCTAACTCCTTTGAATGACATCTATAGCTACTTCTCACTGAATCAAATAGAAACTACACATTCAGTTCGGATTTCACAATGAATCAATCAAAGAATGAAATTTCAGAGTTGGAACTTGGAACTTGAAAGGGGATTCACCTTAGGCTTAGAGATTGAGGTTGTTGGAGCAAATTGCTGCACTGGAGGTAAGCTCCCCTCCGCGGCATCAACAACTGCGGCGGCCGGCGGTGCCGGCGGCGTGACCCACTGTCTCTGTGGCTGTGATGCGGCGCCGTGCCCCGCACTGGGACTGGGTACTAGCTCCTGCTCCTCACCGGCGGCGGCCGCGTCGGCGATGGCCCTGGTGAACTCCTGCGCCGGCGGCTGGCTGTGGCTCGCCATGCCCTCGCGCCGCCGCTCCTGTATCTGTTCGTGGGAATTGGGGAAGGAAGCGGCTGGCCGGGTGCGTGTCCAGGCTCTCGTGCGCAGTCAGGTAATACCTAATGGCCTAATGGGCTGCTCGCCTGCTGCCAAAGTGCAcgtattgggcccatgtaggatcGTATTTCTATACTCTGCCATATATGCCTATATGTAAAAAAATATTTGCATAAATTTTCGGGTGTTCATCTGAACACCCTTGACCCATGGTGGATCCGCCCCTGCTGCCGACCCTGGAGGCACTGGCCTGTCGTGAAACTATGGCTCTGGCTTTGGATTTATGGATTTGCCAATTCACGTAAGGTCCAACAGTATCGACCATCCAACATATGCCTCCTTTGGCGAACCAACATGTGGTCGGATGGTTAGAGGGATTGTGGTATCTTCAgctcatcagggttcaaatcctggtgctcacatttattcctgaatttatttcagaatttccggcgatgcgcattcagtgagaggagatgttcccgtcgacgacgaggtgcctacggtgatttcaaaaatttcaaaattatatgccggctcagtctttcaaaggtgcttataggggtagggtgtgcgtgtgtgcatccataggggtgagtgtatgcgcgtgtatatgagcgcttgcgtctgtactgtgttaaaaaaacataTGCCTCCTTTGGACAAAAAGGTAATTACTATTGGTGTGACGGCGGGATACGAAAGTCGGTAGTGACAATGCTTATCTCTCTTCTCCCCAGATCATTCCAATAAGGGATAAATGGAAACCGCCTTAGCTGCATCCACGGGGAAACCCTTAAGTATCATTTGGTAACCTGCGTGGGATGAATGATAGTGGTGTACAGGACATGGGGCTACCGCATGTGTGAACGTATCTATACTTGGCTCCACCCACTTGTAGAAACATATAAAATGACTTAGGAATCCGAAATAGAATTATGCTTATGCATCAATCGTGTTAGACACATACTAGTGGGGAATCGAGACTCCCTGGGAACGCTTTAATCCTATTGATTCTGACAACCGTTACTTACATCTCGCACTCTTTTATTTTACTCTTGCTCCTTATTTTCGTGTTTTGCAAAAGCCACTTAATATTTTAAACTTCCGTTTTCGCTTTGCTTGGGATCGCAATTAACTTGACATCACTATAATCTAAATCACTACAAGAGACAAAGTCCATTTCTTGTACTCAAtgtgggatcgatactcttacttcTAAAAGGTTACAACTAAACCATATGCACTTACAAGACATCAATAATGCCTATGAGGTGTGGTGAAAGTTGCATTGCTCTGTATATATAGCCAGAGACTGGTGTAGGAATCGTCGCCAATAGTTGAACGGGCGTCGTCGAGGCGTGGGAGTCGGCGCTGGTTCAATGGTGCTAATTGGGAACCCACACATACATTGATAATTGATGATGCGTGAGTGCGTCTATGTTTCACATTCTCGTTGATCAACATGGGGAGGAGGCCAAATAAATGTTGTATGGACACCAATGACCGACCACTAACTTGTTGGTCAGTGATGAATACATATCACAGACTAGTTAAGAGAACCGAGGTGGAAGAAGAACACATCACTGACCGACCAAATTTAGACCGGTTAGTGCTGAC
This region of Triticum aestivum cultivar Chinese Spring chromosome 2D, IWGSC CS RefSeq v2.1, whole genome shotgun sequence genomic DNA includes:
- the LOC123055131 gene encoding plant UBX domain-containing protein 7, whose amino-acid sequence is MAGAPPTPAEKDALVSSFLEIAAGQTPHTATQFLQMTSWHLEEALQLFYIDGEAALAGAHPPAQSAAEAALAAAAAAAEVEEGFRFHPPPAAALEDGMLQGLGDDDDVRAPLPVRRETLYGDTPMIVTRPNATVAFRDFEEEARQSAWDSEQNATSSSRDNLASLYRPPFDLMFNGPFDKAKLEASSLDKWLLINLQSTEEFSSHMLNRDTWANEAVAQTIRSNFIFWQVYQDTGEGRKVCTYYHLVSVPAILLIDPITGQKMRGWSGMVYPDSLLEDLMPYLEKGPKEHHAAQPQKRPRKVDQETSMVRQGKTAVESEDEELARAVAASLEENKGAGGSGAADEKSNPVEETEPSLSVKIEYPPLPEEPKVSRDLLCRVAVRLPDGRRIQRNFLHADPIKLLWSFCSSQVEDGEKRAFHFGQPIPGAAINKLQYSSEQTFKEAGLANSMINLLWD